A single window of Theropithecus gelada isolate Dixy chromosome 9, Tgel_1.0, whole genome shotgun sequence DNA harbors:
- the LOC112631466 gene encoding RNA-binding protein with serine-rich domain 1-like isoform X2: protein MAPSPTKRKDRSDKKSKDRSKDKGATKESSEKDRGRDKTRKRRSASSGSSSTRSRSSSTSSSGSSTSTGSSSGSSSSSASSRSGSSSTSRSSSSSSSSGSPSPSRRRHDNRRRSRSKSKPPKRDEKERKRRSPSPKPTKVHIGRLTRNVTKDHIMEIFSTYGKIKMIDMPVERMHPHLSKGYAYVEFENPDEAEKALKHMDGGQIDGPAPRGAGPLCAGDHAPRDAAATGAAPAPTPPDKQATEALAPVTYTPPSSVLSLF from the exons ATGGCTCCTTCACCCACCAAACGCAAGGACCGCTCAGATAAGAAGTCCAAGGATCGCTCAAAAGATAAAGGGGCCACCAAGGAGTCAAGTGAGAAGGATCGCGGCAGGGACAAAACCCGAAAGAGGCGCAGTGCTTCCAGTGGTAGCAGCAGTACCAGATCTCGGTCCAGCTCGACTTCCAGCTCAGGCTCCAGCACCAGCACTGGCTCAAGCAGTGGCTCCAGCTCTTCCTCAGCATCCAGCCGCTCAGGAAGCTCCAGCACCTCccgcagctccagctccagcagcTCTTCCGGCTCTCCAAGTCCTTCTCGGCGCAGACACGACAACAGGAGGCGCTCCCGCTCCAAATCCAAACCACCTAAAAGAgatgaaaaggagaggaaaaggcgGAGCCCATCTCCTAAGCCCACCAAAGTGCATATTGGGAGACTCACCAGGAATGTGACAAAGGATCACATCATGGAGATATTTTCCACCTAtgggaaaattaaaatgattgacATGCCCGTGGAAAGGATGCATCCCCATCTGTCCAAAGGCTATGCATACGTAGAGTTTGAGAATCCAGATGAAGCTGAGAAGGCGCTGAAGCACATGGACGGAGGACAAATCGATG GTCCCGCTCCCCGAGGCGCAGGTCCCCTGTGCGCCGGAGATCACGCTCCCCGGGACGCCGCCGCCACAGGAGCCGCTCCAGCTCCAACTCCTCCCGATAAACAGGCCACTGAAGCTCTCGCCCCTGTAACTTATACCCCACCCAGCTCAGTTTTGTCACTTTTCTAG
- the LOC112631466 gene encoding RNA-binding protein with serine-rich domain 1-like isoform X1 translates to MAPSPTKRKDRSDKKSKDRSKDKGATKESSEKDRGRDKTRKRRSASSGSSSTRSRSSSTSSSGSSTSTGSSSGSSSSSASSRSGSSSTSRSSSSSSSSGSPSPSRRRHDNRRRSRSKSKPPKRDEKERKRRSPSPKPTKVHIGRLTRNVTKDHIMEIFSTYGKIKMIDMPVERMHPHLSKGYAYVEFENPDEAEKALKHMDGGQIDGQEITATAVLAPWPRPPPRRFSPPRRMLPPPPMWRRSPPRMRRRSRSPRRRSPVRRRSRSPGRRRHRSRSSSNSSR, encoded by the coding sequence ATGGCTCCTTCACCCACCAAACGCAAGGACCGCTCAGATAAGAAGTCCAAGGATCGCTCAAAAGATAAAGGGGCCACCAAGGAGTCAAGTGAGAAGGATCGCGGCAGGGACAAAACCCGAAAGAGGCGCAGTGCTTCCAGTGGTAGCAGCAGTACCAGATCTCGGTCCAGCTCGACTTCCAGCTCAGGCTCCAGCACCAGCACTGGCTCAAGCAGTGGCTCCAGCTCTTCCTCAGCATCCAGCCGCTCAGGAAGCTCCAGCACCTCccgcagctccagctccagcagcTCTTCCGGCTCTCCAAGTCCTTCTCGGCGCAGACACGACAACAGGAGGCGCTCCCGCTCCAAATCCAAACCACCTAAAAGAgatgaaaaggagaggaaaaggcgGAGCCCATCTCCTAAGCCCACCAAAGTGCATATTGGGAGACTCACCAGGAATGTGACAAAGGATCACATCATGGAGATATTTTCCACCTAtgggaaaattaaaatgattgacATGCCCGTGGAAAGGATGCATCCCCATCTGTCCAAAGGCTATGCATACGTAGAGTTTGAGAATCCAGATGAAGCTGAGAAGGCGCTGAAGCACATGGACGGAGGACAAATCGATGGCCAGGAGATCACTGCCACTGCCGTGCTGGCCCCCTGGCCTAGGCCACCACCCAGGAGATTTAGCCCTCCCAGGAGAATGTTGCCACCACCGCCCATGTGGCGCAGGTCTCCGCCACGGATGAGGAGAAGGTCCCGCTCCCCGAGGCGCAGGTCCCCTGTGCGCCGGAGATCACGCTCCCCGGGACGCCGCCGCCACAGGAGCCGCTCCAGCTCCAACTCCTCCCGATAA